In Thioalkalivibrio sp. XN279, a single window of DNA contains:
- a CDS encoding DUF3365 domain-containing protein produces MKTTFVPLTLAAILAGCLSASAVSAAEVDRAAEGRAIAAGFGAELRTALQSAMAEGGPLAAIRVCNEDAPRIARAAAEQSGAEVGRTSTRLRNPDNRPDAHEQAVLEAFAAELAAGAPESPPSRLDTLPDGRVRFMSAIIVQPQCLGCHGPDLAEPVAQAIDRLYPEDEARGYQPGELRGAFTITWPAD; encoded by the coding sequence ATGAAAACCACTTTTGTTCCATTGACGCTGGCCGCAATACTGGCCGGGTGCCTCTCGGCCAGCGCCGTATCGGCGGCCGAGGTCGACCGTGCGGCCGAGGGCCGCGCCATTGCCGCCGGCTTTGGCGCCGAGCTGCGCACCGCGCTGCAATCCGCCATGGCCGAGGGCGGACCGCTGGCCGCCATCAGGGTATGCAACGAGGATGCGCCGCGCATCGCGCGCGCAGCTGCGGAGCAGTCCGGCGCCGAGGTGGGCCGCACGTCCACCCGGCTGCGCAATCCCGACAACCGCCCGGATGCGCACGAGCAGGCCGTGCTGGAGGCCTTTGCGGCTGAGCTGGCCGCGGGCGCACCGGAGTCGCCGCCGTCACGGCTGGACACGTTGCCCGACGGACGCGTGCGCTTCATGAGCGCGATCATCGTGCAGCCGCAGTGTCTCGGCTGCCACGGCCCGGACCTTGCCGAGCCGGTGGCGCAGGCCATCGACCGCCTGTACCCGGAGGACGAGGCGCGCGGCTACCAGCCCGGGGAGCTGCGTGGCGCCTTCACCATCACCTGGCCGGCGGACTGA
- a CDS encoding cyclopropane-fatty-acyl-phospholipid synthase family protein translates to MSEDIIPAELALSHVDRQVRPSRMQALAKRLLLERLARIRHGGIEIHDADGTRRFGEHGVAGAPQAKIEVLHPQFWADAAFGGTTSGGEAYIHGLWKCDDLTALVRILVANRAVLESMNGGATRFAAVGRRVAHWLNRNSREGSRRNISAHYDLGNDFFRLFLDPTMNYSCGIFEREDASMEQASIAKMDAACRKLDLQPGDHLVEIGTGWGGLALHAARHYGCRVTTTTISREQHALASERIRAAGLQDRVTLLRSDYRDLEGQFDKLVSIEMIEAVGHQYLDTYFSACSRLLKPDGLMLIQAITIRDEHYANALKSVDFIQRFIFPGGFLPSVSAMTGSLARSSDLQLLHLQDIGLHYATTLRLWRERFFRNLDQVRALGYPESFIRMWEYYLCYCEGGFLERNIGTVQMLLAKPRNRRPSLSY, encoded by the coding sequence ATGAGCGAAGACATCATCCCGGCCGAGCTTGCGTTATCCCACGTCGACCGGCAGGTCCGCCCCAGCCGCATGCAGGCGCTGGCCAAGCGCCTGCTGCTGGAGCGCCTGGCCCGCATTCGCCACGGCGGCATCGAGATCCACGACGCCGACGGCACGCGACGTTTCGGTGAGCACGGCGTCGCCGGCGCCCCGCAGGCGAAGATCGAAGTGCTGCACCCGCAGTTCTGGGCCGACGCGGCCTTCGGCGGCACCACCAGTGGCGGGGAGGCTTACATCCACGGCCTGTGGAAATGCGACGACCTGACCGCACTGGTGCGCATCCTGGTGGCCAACCGCGCCGTGCTCGAGTCGATGAACGGCGGCGCGACGCGCTTCGCCGCTGTCGGCCGTCGTGTTGCGCACTGGCTCAATCGCAACAGCCGCGAGGGCAGCCGGCGCAACATCTCGGCCCACTACGACCTGGGCAACGATTTCTTCCGCCTGTTCCTCGACCCCACCATGAATTACTCCTGCGGGATCTTCGAGCGCGAGGACGCCAGCATGGAGCAGGCATCGATCGCCAAGATGGACGCCGCCTGCCGCAAGCTCGACCTGCAGCCCGGCGACCACCTGGTCGAGATCGGCACCGGCTGGGGCGGACTGGCCCTGCATGCGGCCAGGCATTACGGCTGCCGCGTGACCACCACCACGATCTCGCGCGAACAGCACGCCCTGGCCTCCGAGCGCATCCGTGCCGCCGGGCTGCAGGATCGCGTGACGCTGCTGCGCAGCGACTACCGCGACCTCGAGGGCCAGTTCGACAAGCTGGTCTCGATCGAGATGATCGAGGCGGTCGGCCACCAGTACCTCGATACCTACTTCAGCGCCTGCTCGCGGCTGTTGAAGCCTGACGGGCTGATGCTCATCCAGGCCATCACCATCCGCGACGAGCACTATGCGAACGCGCTCAAGTCGGTGGACTTCATCCAGCGCTTCATCTTTCCCGGCGGCTTCCTGCCGTCGGTGTCGGCCATGACCGGCAGCCTGGCGCGCAGCAGCGACCTGCAGCTCCTGCACCTGCAGGACATCGGCCTGCACTACGCCACCACGCTGCGCCTGTGGCGCGAGCGCTTTTTCCGCAACCTCGACCAGGTGCGCGCGCTGGGCTACCCGGAGAGCTTCATCCGCATGTGGGAGTACTACCTCTGCTACTGCGAGGGCGGTTTCCTGGAGCGCAACATCGGCACCGTGCAGATGCTGCTGGCCAAGCCCCGCAACCGCCGCCCCTCGCTGTCCTACTGA
- a CDS encoding metalloregulator ArsR/SmtB family transcription factor, whose protein sequence is MSAKPQPAAVCAPRLDIDAEEMRVHADDAARLLKALSNSSRLMVLCSLAKGELSVGEINARVPLSQSALSQHLGVLRRDGLVHTRRSAQVIYYRLAEGPAGRLIEALHDIFCGNAAG, encoded by the coding sequence ATGAGCGCCAAACCCCAACCCGCCGCCGTATGCGCGCCCCGCCTCGATATCGACGCCGAGGAAATGCGCGTGCATGCGGACGATGCAGCCCGGCTTCTCAAGGCGCTGTCCAACAGCTCCCGCCTGATGGTGCTGTGCAGCCTCGCCAAGGGCGAGCTGAGCGTGGGCGAGATCAACGCCCGCGTACCACTGTCGCAGTCGGCGCTCTCGCAGCACCTCGGGGTGCTGCGTCGTGACGGGCTGGTGCACACCCGCCGTTCCGCCCAGGTGATCTACTACCGGCTCGCCGAAGGCCCCGCCGGCCGGCTGATCGAGGCCCTGCACGACATCTTCTGCGGCAACGCCGCCGGCTGA
- a CDS encoding YbaN family protein produces the protein MNSKRVRRGRLHNPETYLDHAARWMLISAGLICVGLGVLGILLPGLPTTPFLLLAAYCFARSSEHFHDWLLNHRWLGSYVRNFEEGRGMTRPAKATTLLVMWLSFGVTIIFFVPVTWAKIAMFLMASAVTVYLLRLPTPPHAAPANAERPPAAD, from the coding sequence ATGAACAGCAAACGGGTCCGGCGCGGCCGGCTGCACAACCCGGAGACCTATCTCGATCATGCCGCGCGCTGGATGCTCATCAGCGCGGGCCTGATCTGTGTCGGCCTCGGCGTGCTGGGCATCCTGCTGCCCGGGCTGCCGACCACGCCGTTCCTGCTGCTGGCGGCCTACTGCTTCGCGCGCAGCTCCGAGCACTTCCACGACTGGCTGCTGAACCACCGCTGGCTGGGCAGTTACGTGCGCAATTTCGAGGAAGGCCGCGGCATGACGCGCCCGGCCAAGGCCACCACCCTGCTGGTGATGTGGCTGTCGTTCGGCGTCACCATCATCTTCTTCGTGCCCGTCACCTGGGCGAAGATCGCGATGTTCCTGATGGCGTCCGCCGTCACCGTTTACCTGTTGCGCCTGCCGACCCCGCCGCACGCGGCGCCGGCCAACGCAGAGCGGCCGCCGGCCGCGGACTGA
- a CDS encoding DUF1365 domain-containing protein — protein MHSCLYVGQVNHRRHGGGDDPVSNAFTYRLFMVYLDLAELDRVFRGRWLWSTRRRAPAWLRREDHMGDPAVPLEQAVRDLVQARTGQRSAGPVRMLTHLRYFGHCFNPVTFYYCYDAAGTEVDAVVCEVNNTPWGEQHCYVLPRDAARVRGPSQEFELDKEFHVSPFLPMHTHYRWRFTAPGPRLLVHLRNEEARGHAFDATLSLERREITGRSLAAALARFPFMTLRVVALIYWQALKLKLKGAVFYTHPSKGTAGLEKP, from the coding sequence ATGCACAGCTGCCTCTACGTCGGGCAAGTTAACCACCGGCGGCACGGCGGGGGCGACGACCCGGTGTCGAACGCCTTCACCTACCGCCTGTTCATGGTCTACCTCGACCTGGCCGAGCTGGATCGAGTATTCCGCGGCCGCTGGCTGTGGAGCACGCGGCGCCGGGCGCCGGCCTGGCTGCGACGCGAGGACCACATGGGCGACCCGGCGGTGCCGCTGGAGCAGGCGGTGCGCGACCTGGTCCAGGCCCGCACCGGACAGCGCTCGGCCGGGCCGGTGCGCATGCTCACCCACCTGCGCTACTTCGGCCATTGTTTCAACCCCGTCACTTTCTACTATTGTTATGACGCTGCAGGAACCGAAGTCGATGCCGTCGTGTGCGAGGTGAACAACACGCCCTGGGGCGAGCAGCACTGCTACGTGCTGCCGCGGGATGCTGCGCGCGTGCGCGGCCCCAGCCAGGAATTCGAGCTGGACAAGGAATTCCACGTCTCCCCCTTCCTGCCCATGCACACGCATTACCGCTGGCGCTTCACGGCGCCGGGGCCGAGGCTGCTGGTGCACCTGCGCAACGAGGAGGCGCGCGGCCACGCCTTCGACGCCACCTTGAGCCTGGAACGTCGCGAGATCACCGGGCGCTCGCTGGCCGCCGCGCTGGCACGATTTCCCTTCATGACCCTGCGGGTCGTGGCTCTCATCTACTGGCAGGCGCTGAAGCTGAAGCTCAAGGGCGCCGTTTTCTACACGCACCCGTCGAAGGGTACCGCGGGACTGGAGAAACCATGA
- a CDS encoding chalcone isomerase family protein, translating to MPPRFITAAAVLLSSLLAVPVQGAADLSGPLDALHEVGSGELTWFGLDVYEARLHSATPEFKGLDGSVPVALEITYRRNISSESLVKTTAKEWRRLRTELGLPAAERLQPWLDAVAEIWPDVTPGDRIIARVEPGGPTFFYGNDGLLGVVDDPDFGPAFLGIWLHPETRDASLRAALLGDTR from the coding sequence ATGCCGCCACGCTTCATCACTGCCGCAGCCGTGCTGCTTTCGAGCCTGCTGGCCGTCCCCGTCCAGGGCGCTGCGGACCTGTCAGGCCCGCTCGACGCGCTGCACGAGGTCGGCAGCGGCGAGCTGACATGGTTCGGCCTGGACGTCTACGAGGCCCGCCTGCACAGCGCGACCCCTGAATTCAAGGGCCTGGACGGCTCCGTCCCCGTGGCCCTCGAGATCACCTACCGGCGCAACATCTCCAGCGAGAGCCTGGTCAAGACCACGGCCAAGGAGTGGCGGCGGCTGCGCACCGAGCTCGGCCTGCCCGCGGCGGAACGCCTGCAACCCTGGCTCGACGCGGTGGCCGAGATCTGGCCCGACGTCACCCCCGGGGACCGCATCATCGCGCGCGTCGAACCCGGCGGGCCCACCTTCTTTTACGGCAACGACGGGCTCCTCGGAGTGGTCGACGATCCCGACTTCGGCCCGGCGTTCCTCGGCATCTGGCTCCATCCCGAGACCCGGGACGCCTCCCTGCGCGCGGCGCTGCTGGGAGATACCCGGTGA
- a CDS encoding S9 family peptidase, with amino-acid sequence MLLRILLLSLCLLPALAHADENAAPRPMTHEDLWLMPRVGAPVVSPDGSQAVFQVVQPDYDKDKQATHLWLVDTDGATPPRQLTFVKSGESGVAWSPDGTRIAFTAKREGDEAAQVYLLDLARGGEAQRVTSISTGARQPRFSPDGSRIAFTSDVHRDAANDEDSERIKKEEGERKYEVHAYDGFPIRNWDKWLQPERQPRLLVQTIGADGAVDLLAGSELVQQPGYAASGGGLDPAWAPDGESIVFVASRNRHRAAFDFTNSELWQVSLSGGEPRRLTGRDGLEGGDGWSGPVFSSDGRSLFARRVPRTDRVFNAARVVRLDWPAATVAAEITLPDLRTAGDFAVTPDGREVYVLGQDAGHVKLYRGRSSGGEARLAFDMAQGGYGNLSISQRGRPVLLANFESAVNPAEVVRIDLRRGGHRALSDFTGARTAQLDLQPVEHFWFETEDGRRIHNLLVRPAGFDPARKYPVVVLMHGGPHGMWRDQVHLRWNYHLIAGTDYVLVATNYKGSTGFGEAFAQSIQGDPLKGPAEEINQGADVAIARYGFIDGARQCAAGASYGGHLASWMLASTDRYLCLVNHAGLVNLASQWGTSDAVYHREVNVGGPPWEGHPLWTEQSPMTYAANFSTPTLVTAGALDYRVPLNNTLELWTVLQRLQVPSRLLVYPKENHWIMTGHNSRHFYGEMAAWFERWLGAE; translated from the coding sequence ATGCTGCTCAGAATCCTGTTGCTGTCCCTGTGCCTCCTGCCCGCGCTTGCGCATGCCGACGAGAACGCCGCGCCGCGCCCTATGACCCACGAGGACCTGTGGCTGATGCCGCGCGTCGGTGCGCCCGTGGTCAGCCCCGACGGCAGCCAGGCAGTGTTCCAGGTCGTGCAGCCGGATTACGACAAGGACAAGCAGGCGACGCACCTGTGGCTGGTGGACACCGACGGCGCGACGCCGCCCCGCCAGCTCACCTTCGTCAAGTCCGGCGAATCAGGCGTTGCCTGGAGCCCGGACGGCACGCGCATCGCTTTCACGGCCAAGCGCGAGGGGGACGAGGCGGCGCAGGTCTATCTTCTCGACCTGGCGCGTGGCGGCGAGGCCCAGCGCGTGACTTCCATCAGCACCGGCGCCCGCCAGCCGCGCTTCTCGCCCGACGGCAGCCGCATCGCTTTCACCAGCGACGTGCACCGCGACGCCGCCAACGACGAGGACAGCGAGCGCATCAAGAAGGAGGAGGGCGAGCGCAAGTACGAGGTGCACGCCTACGACGGCTTCCCCATCCGCAACTGGGACAAGTGGCTGCAGCCCGAGCGCCAGCCGCGGCTGCTGGTGCAGACCATCGGCGCGGACGGCGCCGTAGACCTGCTTGCCGGCAGCGAGCTGGTGCAACAGCCCGGCTACGCGGCCAGCGGCGGCGGCCTCGATCCGGCGTGGGCGCCCGACGGCGAGTCCATCGTATTCGTGGCCAGCCGCAACCGGCACCGCGCGGCATTCGACTTCACGAACTCGGAGCTGTGGCAGGTTTCGCTGTCCGGCGGCGAGCCGCGCCGCCTCACCGGCAGGGACGGCCTGGAGGGCGGCGACGGCTGGAGCGGACCGGTGTTCAGCAGCGACGGGCGCAGCCTGTTCGCGCGGCGCGTACCGCGTACGGACCGCGTCTTCAACGCCGCGCGCGTGGTGCGCCTGGACTGGCCGGCGGCGACCGTCGCGGCCGAGATCACCTTGCCCGACCTGCGCACGGCGGGTGACTTCGCGGTGACGCCGGACGGGCGCGAGGTCTACGTCCTCGGCCAGGATGCCGGCCACGTCAAGCTGTACCGCGGCCGCAGCAGCGGGGGCGAGGCGCGCCTCGCCTTCGACATGGCGCAGGGCGGCTACGGCAACCTGTCGATATCGCAGCGCGGTCGTCCGGTGCTGCTGGCGAACTTCGAGAGCGCCGTGAATCCCGCGGAGGTGGTGCGCATCGACCTGCGACGCGGCGGGCATCGGGCCCTGAGCGACTTCACCGGCGCGCGCACGGCCCAGCTCGACCTGCAGCCGGTGGAGCATTTCTGGTTCGAAACCGAGGACGGCCGGCGCATACACAATCTCCTGGTCAGGCCGGCGGGTTTCGATCCCGCGCGCAAGTACCCGGTCGTGGTGCTGATGCACGGCGGTCCGCACGGTATGTGGCGTGACCAGGTGCACCTGCGCTGGAACTACCACCTCATTGCCGGCACCGACTACGTGCTGGTGGCGACCAACTACAAGGGCTCGACCGGCTTCGGTGAGGCCTTCGCCCAGAGCATCCAGGGCGATCCGCTCAAGGGCCCGGCAGAGGAGATCAACCAGGGCGCGGACGTGGCCATCGCCCGCTACGGCTTTATCGACGGCGCGCGCCAGTGCGCCGCGGGCGCCAGCTACGGCGGCCATCTTGCGAGCTGGATGCTGGCCAGCACCGACCGCTACCTCTGCCTGGTGAATCACGCCGGCCTGGTCAACCTCGCGAGCCAGTGGGGCACCAGCGATGCCGTCTACCACCGCGAGGTGAACGTCGGCGGTCCGCCCTGGGAAGGCCATCCGCTGTGGACCGAGCAAAGCCCGATGACCTACGCCGCCAATTTCAGCACGCCGACACTGGTGACGGCCGGAGCGCTCGACTACCGCGTGCCGCTGAACAACACGCTGGAGCTGTGGACCGTGCTGCAGCGCCTCCAGGTGCCCAGCCGCCTGCTGGTCTATCCGAAGGAGAACCACTGGATCATGACCGGCCACAACAGCCGCCATTTCTACGGTGAAATGGCGGCCTGGTTCGAGCGCTGGCTCGGCGCCGAGTGA
- a CDS encoding NAD(P)/FAD-dependent oxidoreductase, with protein MKIAIIGSGISGLTAARRLCVDHEVTVFEANDYIGGHTNTIDVQAEGRSWAVDTGFIVFNDWTYPNFIALMDEIGVGSQPSQMGFSMRCERSGVEYCGSSLNQLFAQRRNVASPRFWAMIRDILRFNREALELLQGQDDALGLGDYLAQRRYSQRFVDHYIVPMGAAIWSTDPQTMLRFPARYFVDFFNNHGLLSVKERPQWHVIKGGSRSYIGPLTAPFADRIRLNAPVHKVERDEGGVDLVLDGGHRARFDAVVFACHSDQALALLEQPDAVEREVLGAIPYQHNRAVLHTDTSVLPRRRSAWAAWNYHVPREQRDAVAVTYHMNILQTLPARTQFLVTLNPSMHIDPARVIREIDYQHPVYTPEGVAAQRRRSEVMGLNRSFYCGAWWSYGFHEDGVKSGLVAAAAVQSWSSHAQLPLRRAS; from the coding sequence ATGAAAATTGCGATTATCGGCAGCGGGATTTCCGGCCTCACGGCAGCGCGCAGGTTGTGCGTCGACCACGAGGTCACCGTGTTCGAGGCCAATGACTACATCGGCGGCCACACCAACACCATCGACGTGCAAGCGGAAGGCCGCAGCTGGGCGGTGGACACCGGCTTCATCGTCTTCAACGACTGGACCTATCCCAACTTCATCGCCCTGATGGACGAGATCGGCGTCGGTTCGCAGCCGAGCCAGATGGGCTTCAGCATGCGCTGCGAGCGCAGCGGCGTCGAGTATTGCGGCAGTTCGCTCAACCAGCTGTTCGCCCAGCGTCGCAACGTGGCCAGCCCGCGCTTCTGGGCCATGATCCGCGACATCCTGCGCTTCAACCGCGAGGCGCTGGAGTTGCTGCAGGGACAGGACGATGCACTCGGCCTCGGCGACTACCTGGCGCAGCGCCGCTACTCGCAGCGCTTCGTCGACCACTACATCGTCCCCATGGGCGCCGCCATCTGGTCCACCGACCCGCAGACCATGCTGCGCTTCCCGGCGCGTTACTTCGTGGATTTCTTCAACAACCACGGCCTGCTTTCGGTGAAGGAGCGGCCGCAGTGGCATGTCATCAAGGGCGGCAGCCGCAGCTACATCGGCCCGCTGACCGCGCCCTTTGCCGACCGCATCCGCCTTAATGCCCCGGTGCACAAGGTGGAACGCGACGAGGGCGGCGTGGACCTGGTGCTGGACGGCGGGCACCGTGCCCGCTTCGACGCCGTGGTGTTCGCCTGTCACAGCGACCAGGCGCTGGCGCTGCTCGAGCAGCCGGATGCCGTGGAGCGCGAGGTGCTGGGCGCGATCCCCTACCAGCACAACCGCGCCGTGCTGCATACCGACACCAGCGTGCTGCCGCGCCGTCGCTCGGCCTGGGCGGCCTGGAACTACCATGTCCCCCGCGAGCAGCGCGACGCGGTGGCCGTGACCTACCATATGAATATCCTGCAGACCCTGCCGGCGCGGACCCAGTTCCTCGTCACCCTCAACCCGTCCATGCACATCGATCCGGCGCGGGTCATCCGCGAGATCGATTACCAGCATCCCGTTTACACGCCGGAAGGCGTTGCGGCGCAGCGCCGCCGCAGCGAGGTCATGGGCCTGAACCGCAGCTTCTATTGCGGCGCCTGGTGGAGCTACGGCTTTCACGAGGACGGCGTGAAGAGCGGACTGGTGGCCGCGGCCGCAGTGCAATCCTGGAGCAGTCATGCACAGCTGCCTCTACGTCGGGCAAGTTAA
- a CDS encoding DUF3833 domain-containing protein, which produces MTASLVLAAAALLLSGCAVQVTDYAGREPELDLQTYFDGPLVAWGIVQDRKGEVTRSFRVDMVGRWDGDRGVLEEDFLWSDGTTERRVWNFRKLDEHRYIGTAGDVVGEAEGEAHGNALRWRYTLALPWNDGTINVRLDDWMWLIQDDILVNRSEIRKFGFRVGEVTLFFQKKGSGHGD; this is translated from the coding sequence ATGACGGCCTCACTGGTGCTGGCGGCGGCCGCGCTGTTGCTGTCGGGCTGCGCGGTGCAGGTCACCGACTACGCGGGCCGGGAGCCCGAGCTCGACCTGCAGACCTATTTCGACGGCCCGCTCGTGGCCTGGGGCATCGTGCAGGATCGCAAGGGCGAGGTCACGCGCAGCTTTCGCGTCGACATGGTCGGCCGCTGGGACGGCGACCGGGGCGTGCTGGAGGAGGACTTCCTCTGGAGCGACGGCACCACCGAGCGGCGCGTGTGGAATTTCCGCAAGCTGGACGAGCACCGCTACATCGGCACCGCCGGCGACGTCGTCGGTGAAGCCGAGGGCGAGGCGCACGGCAACGCACTGCGCTGGCGCTACACCCTGGCGCTGCCATGGAACGACGGCACCATCAACGTCCGGCTGGACGACTGGATGTGGCTCATCCAGGACGACATCCTGGTGAATCGCTCCGAGATCCGGAAGTTCGGTTTCCGCGTCGGCGAGGTCACCCTGTTCTTCCAGAAGAAAGGATCCGGACATGGCGACTGA
- a CDS encoding NAD(P)H-dependent oxidoreductase yields the protein MSKQIVIIQGHPDPEGGHYGHALAAAYADGARAGGHAVEILPVAQLEFPLLRNKRDFDSGDPPDAIRRCQAAIKAADHLVIIHPLWLGSMPALLKGFLEQVFRPSFAFERADKPGRPGKKLLQGKSARVIVTMGMPGFAYRWFYGAHAVKSLERNILAFTGFKPIHRTLIGMVEAEDDKGRQKRLAEVRALGRDAA from the coding sequence GTGAGCAAGCAGATCGTGATCATCCAGGGCCACCCCGACCCCGAGGGCGGGCATTACGGGCATGCCCTGGCCGCAGCCTATGCCGACGGCGCCCGCGCCGGTGGCCATGCGGTGGAGATCCTGCCCGTGGCCCAGCTTGAGTTCCCGCTACTGCGCAACAAGCGTGACTTCGACAGTGGCGATCCGCCGGACGCCATCCGGCGGTGCCAGGCCGCGATCAAGGCGGCCGACCACCTGGTGATCATCCACCCCTTGTGGCTGGGCTCCATGCCGGCCCTGCTGAAGGGTTTCCTGGAACAGGTGTTCCGGCCGTCCTTCGCCTTCGAGCGCGCGGACAAGCCCGGGCGCCCGGGCAAGAAACTGCTGCAGGGCAAGAGCGCGCGCGTCATCGTCACCATGGGAATGCCGGGCTTCGCCTACCGCTGGTTCTACGGCGCCCACGCCGTGAAGAGCCTGGAGCGGAACATTTTGGCCTTTACCGGCTTCAAACCCATTCACCGCACCCTCATCGGCATGGTGGAAGCTGAAGACGACAAGGGGCGGCAGAAGCGGCTGGCCGAGGTGCGCGCGCTGGGTCGCGACGCCGCCTAG
- a CDS encoding MBL fold metallo-hydrolase codes for MATVPEVRGLYHEPTSTFSYVVWDPATRQAAVIDPVLDYDGAAGRTGTASAAALLTIIESERLELRWILETHAHADHLSAAAFLHERTGAPVAIGRGITSVQANFRDIYNLGAGFPVDGRQFDRLFADGERFMLGEVEIEVMATPGHTDDSVTYRAGDAAFIGDTLFAPDYGTARCDFPGGDAARLFASVQRLYALPPETRLFLCHDYPPEGRAPRCEWSVAEQRAGNIHIDAATREADFVRMRTARDAGLKMPALIIPAVQVNIRAGRLPEPEDNGRRYLRVPLDTL; via the coding sequence ATGGCAACAGTACCCGAGGTCAGGGGGCTCTATCACGAGCCGACCTCCACCTTCTCCTACGTGGTGTGGGATCCCGCGACGCGCCAGGCTGCCGTGATCGACCCGGTGCTGGACTACGACGGCGCCGCGGGGCGGACCGGCACCGCAAGCGCGGCCGCGCTGCTCACCATCATCGAGTCGGAACGGCTGGAACTGCGCTGGATCCTCGAGACCCACGCGCATGCCGACCACCTCTCCGCGGCCGCCTTCCTGCACGAGCGCACAGGTGCCCCGGTCGCCATCGGGCGCGGCATCACCTCGGTGCAGGCCAACTTCCGGGACATCTATAACCTCGGCGCGGGCTTCCCCGTGGACGGGCGCCAGTTCGATCGGCTGTTCGCGGACGGCGAGCGCTTCATGCTCGGCGAGGTCGAGATCGAGGTCATGGCCACGCCCGGACATACCGACGACAGCGTCACCTACAGGGCGGGCGATGCGGCCTTCATCGGCGATACGCTGTTCGCGCCCGACTACGGCACGGCGCGGTGTGATTTCCCGGGTGGCGACGCGGCGCGGCTGTTCGCCTCGGTGCAGCGCTTGTACGCCCTGCCGCCGGAGACGCGCCTGTTCCTGTGCCACGACTACCCGCCCGAGGGGCGCGCACCGCGCTGCGAGTGGAGCGTGGCGGAACAACGGGCAGGCAACATCCACATCGACGCCGCTACGCGCGAGGCGGATTTCGTGCGCATGCGCACGGCGCGGGATGCGGGGTTGAAGATGCCGGCGCTCATCATTCCTGCCGTGCAAGTGAACATCCGTGCCGGCCGCTTGCCGGAGCCCGAGGACAACGGCAGGCGCTACCTGCGCGTACCGCTCGACACCCTTTAG
- a CDS encoding nuclear transport factor 2 family protein, which produces MSPVIAAASAGEPATLARFREAYQVLDRDHLHLLDAVYAPQVVFEDPLHRIEGLDALRDYFARMYQGVESIRFDFGTVLHTADEAMLTWTMHMRHRRLRPGESLALPGATHVRFGDQVHYHRDYFDAGALLYERLPLLGSVVRAVRSRV; this is translated from the coding sequence GTGAGCCCCGTGATCGCTGCCGCGTCCGCGGGAGAGCCGGCAACCCTGGCGCGCTTCCGCGAGGCCTACCAGGTGCTCGACCGGGACCACCTGCACCTCCTCGACGCGGTCTATGCGCCGCAGGTGGTGTTCGAAGACCCATTGCACCGCATCGAGGGGCTCGATGCGCTGCGCGACTATTTCGCGCGCATGTACCAGGGCGTCGAATCGATCCGTTTCGATTTCGGCACGGTGCTGCATACGGCCGACGAGGCCATGCTCACCTGGACCATGCACATGCGCCACCGGCGCCTCCGCCCGGGCGAGTCCCTCGCGCTGCCGGGGGCGACTCACGTGCGCTTCGGGGACCAGGTCCATTACCACCGCGACTACTTCGATGCCGGTGCGCTGTTGTACGAACGCCTGCCGCTGCTGGGCAGCGTGGTACGCGCTGTGCGCAGCCGGGTCTGA